A window of Glycine soja cultivar W05 chromosome 2, ASM419377v2, whole genome shotgun sequence genomic DNA:
cattttttctctctctctatcatTTATAAATTAGACCACAGAAAAGGGATATTGTGTGGCTGTACATTACATTATTAcacttattttttctatataatttataagaaagcaaaaaatatataaaaagcacGTTAAACTGTGtactgtttattttattttatttttgaaagaattaataaaaaataattataatacattgatagtgtaaatttttttatattatcatcaatTATAAATTGACTAATATAGTAAGTTTATTGAACTTTATATtagtttacttttaaaattattactaaTTGATTggtaatacaaataaaaattaccaTGATAATCTATGAAAATTAAACACATAAAAGAATCTTGtaataaaaattgttatatatgaTTATTGCATACAAAGTtgttaagaactaaaaaataaaaggaaaaaccacaatagtattttttttattagctaaaaTATGTGTACCTTTCTTTCACTCTCATCATATTGCTCATTAAAATGAGAACaaatttagaaacaaatttaattagaatgcattaaaagtataaaagattttattattaactaatcTCTGCCTAAGAATCTAACTAATTACTCTTAATCACGATTTTTTATACATgagatttaaatttgaaactTTATTTAAGAGATCTGAGTCAAAGATTACTCACACTAGTGATATGGTGGTGTGTAAAAGACTACTCTTACAAAATAGTtagttattttatcaaattattatatttggaaatattattgattttataacATGGAAAAAGTATTTCtagctattattttttatgtggagtatttttttcttaagacAAACTATGTGAGTTGTTATGTGAGTTATAAAGTCAAGATAGATTTAAGTCTCAATGAATATTTTCAAAGGAAGGTACTCGTAGATTTCATAGTTTTCACATCGATAGGAATCAAATTCTCATTCTTTtggatgtcttttttttttttttttatcaagtgaaaCAATCTTTGTTGGCGATGTGAAGTATTTCTATTTAATTGAGAATGGGTACACATAAAATGTACTAAAATTAAGCAAATTGGAACTACCTAGTTACTGTGGCATTAGATGCGAGATCTAGGAACTGCGTTGTAATCAATGCTGTGGTTACTTTCTAGTTCTACTTGTTGTGTTTGCTTTACAAAAGGGGTGATAACATATTCTCAATATCTTCCATTACGCATCCATCATAGGCATACCATACCTACTAAAACTCCGCGACAgatcatatcatatcatatcatttCATGCGATAAGCTAgcttatatatacacacacaaataAGAGGGCAGAAGGGAAAAATTTGCTTGAAAAAATTTCTAATCTATTCTATTCTATATACAATTATGTCTTTTCCATCTGGTATTCTGAAAAGGctagtttaatttatttgtggAAAGAGATATAAAGCAAGCAATTAATAAAAACATGGGTAGGGGAAAGGTGGAGCTGAAGAGGATTGAGAACAAGATAAACCGTCAAGTGACATTTGCAAAGAGGAGGAATGGTTTGCTCAAAAAGGCTTATGAACTCTCTGTCCTCTGTGATGCTGAGGTTGCCCTTATTATCTTCTCCAACCGTGGCAAGCTGTATGAGTTCTGCAGCGGCCATAGGTAATACACACACAAACCCCATCAAGTCTTTTGTTTATGACagattttgtgtgtgtttgtgtttcctTGTGTGAAATAAGATTCTGTTGAAGTTTTGAGGGAGTTTTGTTTTCTGGGGGGTCTTGATTTTCTTTCCCTTGTTTCATGGGGTGCTTAAAGTTTGCATCTTGCTGGTGGTAAAGTGGTTGTTTGTGCTTGTGTTTTCATTAGGGGTTTGCGTctcatgagtttttttttttaagtttttggtTGCTTTGCTTTGTTTCTGGTTTTCTGTGTCTGATTTGTAGGGCTTGATGAGGGCTgtgcctttttgtttttgtttcttttaattatttttttttgctttctctttgaagtttaatttctctttttttttatgttcttttttctttttttgaagaaTTGTTATTAGAAAGCAGCTTCAGCTTGCAGATCGCTTTGAATCAAAATTTTAGCTGGATGGTTCAACATCATACATAGTGAATCTTCCCTAGTTACATGTATCTGATCATGGTTCAATTTCAGTTTATGCTTTAGTTTAATgattagaaatatttatattaataatctaaaaccactcctttttttgtttattcaaaATCTAAATTGTGGTATATGGTTTTGCTATATTATAATATTGTGATTATAATTTCCTTTCTTAAGGTTTTACAAGtgtgattattaaaaaaaaaagcttttacaAGTGTATCCCTTGCAATGGAACTTTCTCTTCTTAAAcagtttcaataaaaattaagaggGAAACAACTGGGAAGTTTGGGTGAGTGGTCTCCGTTTCGGAGCTACCAAATTTTCTTGGAAATGAGTTGTTAGAGTTTGAAATATtgtgataataaattttcatgtattttcacGCACTAACCCTTTTGGATTCAGGTCCTTTACAGTTTTGAAAACACTTATGTCAGgtgctttttaattttaatatttgataatttaatatataaaaaatagatacaCTCACAATGATCAATAAGTCATTAGTTTGAGTGTTATTATAAGTTCAGTAGTAGGCAAAGTCTCCTATtcaagagaatgaaaaaaaaatattattgagagGAGAGATTCAACTAAGAATAGTTAATTAATTTGACTGagaattatcaataaaattgataaattaataataacaattatcaTGATGACTAAAGAAAACAGATACACTCACATATGAATAGTGAAGTTAGTAACTGTACTACCGCAGTTCTTTTTGAAACCGCATGAAATTCACTTCCCTTTTGTAATGGATGATGGTTCATAACTTTATGACCAAGTGCTATAGAGCTTAGtccttaatttcttatttttgtattaaaaaaaattaaatttacataatctttcatattttttcatttttagatgTATTTTCATTTAACATATACAGCACTTACGAAAAATAGTCATGAGTATCTAAATTACATTAtgcaataattaaattttttacgaattttgacttttgaatttttggaatgtaaattcatattaaataaaaggaaTTAGCAAATTTTACCTTCCTGCAAAATGGCACCAAGAGAAAGTAGTTTTTGCCTTGATAGTTGTGTAAAGTTCCGTGTTTCTTATACTGAAAGACAAACAAATTAAGCAGTTAGTTGATTTACACCTATGCTACTACAGCAATGATAAATGTAATATTATGACGTCCAATCTTCATTTTAGGAAGCCTTAACACTAACATTCTAGCTAGATCTTCAGATAACAATATTTACAACCCCAAGATTCTCATTGTTCATGCATACTTGATTCTGATTAGACATTCATCCGTATGTCAGAACacatcaaaagaaaagaaaacaaattatgcATTTGCATTCAATGTAAAAGATAGGACTTTGGTACAATGCATACTTTGGAAagttaaattcatatatatcatATGATTTTGTGCTGAAGACCCGTGTATGATATTTGTACGAATATATTACTTTTGAAGTGTCATCACGTAACCTTTCTTTCAGATTTGATAGGCTTCTATACCGTTATAATAGGTTTCTCTCTACTTTGGTGATTTTATAATTAGACATCTATGTTTGATCAACATTCCAGTTGGGTTATACTTTTTGGCATATATGCATccacataatttaattattgcatAAACATCATATAATAAGCATTTTACACTTTCTTGgctaaataaaacataatgtaATTCTCTATCAGAAGGAAATCCTATATGCATAGAGAAGTTATGTAATATAATTACTGCATGATTGATTCTGTGAAGTGTAGTAGTTACTAACTTACTGGTAGCTCTAGAAGTGAATAGATTAAAAAGCTGCGTAGACTTTGCTGCATCAGACAAGCtttaatttgtgtttattttttgctGCATGGCTAGATCTTCTATACATCCTATACCTTCATTGCCCTGTATGTATTAAACTTTAGTATTAGAGAGGATTAGTGGTCATGTCTGATATGTATATGGAGACATGTAAGAGATTtccttagtttttatttatttatttatttatttatttattttaagagagTTCTTTTTTTAATGAGAGACATGCTTTATATCCAAATTATATAAGCATGAAACTTTCATGAGCAAGCCAATGGTGATGGACTTGAATAGTTTGCAAGAGGCATATAGTTCAAACCGTTACtatggaacaaaaaaaaaattgaataaacttTCATTTCAGTTTTTGAAATTATGAGCCATATACTGTATGGCCTTTTTAATTACATTGTTGATGCTAATACTAACACTAATATATTACATATTCAAGGGTATATATATAGCTATTTCTTCAACTTTGATATCATCTAAAACTCTCTTTCAAGAAGTACACTTGGTCTGGGAAGATTTACATTCATCATATATAATGCTAATATTCCAAGACTTACTATAACCAATCCCAATATTGATATATCTACACGTGACTTGATTATATTAAGTTTCAAGAATAGTTAATTTGTCCGTTATGTGTTGTTAGAAATTCAAGTGTGGATTTTAAGTTTCACATTAAATAGTTGTGAATGAGCTTAATGCagttaaatataagaaaatagatTATACATTTAATGTGGAGCCATGTTGTGGATATTTGACTCTGTTAATAATCTTGTGGACCCGTTTGCTCATAGATATTTCCCTTGAGGAAGAAATAAAACCATTTTAATTGACTCCCACTTAATGAGAAGAAtgctagattttttttatttttatgttagaaatTTAAGTGAATATATGAAGTTTCACATTGACTGAGAGCAGGATTAGTGAAGATAATATAAGGGAACgtacctttttcttttgaacATATACCTATATACATAATGTCTTAAGATATTTTGGATTAAAGATGCAGTAATGCAGGTCCCTCCTTACTTTTAGGCTCCCTCAAACCCCAACAATGAACATCTCCTTCCAAGAAAGTTCATAAGATCTTGAGGGCCAAAAGTGATAATATTTTCTAGAGATAGATGATTTAATGCTTGAAGAAATAAGGTGTGAGAATTGAGAAAGCAAAATGATtcaataaataaagataagaaaattagaGGAAATGAAATTTTTACTCTCCTAACCATATTCAAAGCCAAATTTAGAAGATTTAGTTTGATTTCAATAATGTAGTAGTGATGTAGCATGCTAATCATTTATTGTAATCTTCCTCATCATAATTTATCCATTCTTATTCAATTGTTCTTATAATCAATACAAAAAATTTTGTGTGTGCGCATGCACATGTGTGAATATAtttgaaatgataaaataagatgaaagaaattaatcttaattatacAGTGATTTGTGATTACAGTTGTTTCACTTAATTCTAATGTTGAGAATAAATGATTTcaagttaattatatatttggGTTGGTAaagataagattttttttatttagtaatttttgaattaaataaatattaacttttaactcctAAATTCTGTACTAAAtgagaaattatattttgacaTGATTAAAACCCAACTTTAAAATTTCAGGggtccaaaaataataattctttttattgataaatgttaattttattagaaatattagtgaaaaaaatagagaagtTTGAATTTACAATCTCTCCTCCTCCCTTTGTCCTTaagttttttcttctcaattatTAGGTCAATCTTATATCTTCATAGGATCCAAAATTAATAGTAATGcttatgtgaaaataaaatacgTGTTTGATACAGGCTGCAactcatgatatatatatatatatatatatatatatatatatatatatatatatatatatatatatatatatatatatatatagacacacacaaAGGATTAGTTTCATTGCCTGTATTATATGATTTGATTTACAGGATCTTGGTTGTTTTACCCTAGCTtgcatttcctttttcttgatgTAAAATGTGTGGATGTACTCATACTGGCAATTGGTTTCAGCATGGCCAAGACACTTGAACGGTATCACAGATGCAGTTATGGAGCCTTGGAAGTCCAGCACCAACCTGAAATAGAGACACAGGTGTTCATCTATCTTATTTTGGCTAGAATAAGGTTTTAAGAGGATATAGAAGATAGAAACTGGAAAACGTAGGATATGTTGGGTTTGAAAAATAGATcttaatctttatatttttacttcGTTAATATTTTTGGGTTTTGTGGTCACGAATCACTCTTAAGTGATGACCTGATagtcatattaaaatttaagtgaGTTGTCATAACATCTATTAGTTTGACGTGACAAtcacttataaattttttgatattctatttttattgatCGATCTTTatcccttattttttttaagaaattcactTTTAGTAcctcaataatattttattggtcTTAGTTCCTCAATTATTGTTCCCCATTGTTTTTAAGTTTCTCTCATCATCACCTAGAAGTGATGTAGCAAACATGTTGGTAGTGATTTGAATTGCTAGTTTGACATGAAAATCGTGtgataaaatattgatttaagACGTTTTCTAGTCAATTTTAAGGTGTTATAAATTTTCTAGTGGTTTTACACAtccaaaaaaaagtttgaaaattaaaagaaaaatataaagggtatagtaaacaaaatcaataaatctCAATACACAGATCAACAACCATTTAACTGtggtctaaaataaaaaatcaacatcctACAGTAGGCGACAAAGATGGGTTTCGATGTGATGAGAATTTTCAAGTGGGTTGTTGATTTGTGTATTGTGAgttgttaattttgtttactAGATATCCTTTCCtgcttttgttttttccttcaaatttcCAAACCCCTTATTTGGTGGTTTTACCACTAGAAACTTTGTAGTGTCTTGGAACTTGACTGTCACATTAATGCTTCATGATGATACTTGATAATACGGATTAAAAACAATGACGAACAATAGTTGGGAGATTAAgactagtaaaaagttattgatactaaaacataattttgtgaAAAGACAGGgactaaaagtataatttacaaaaaaaaagttacatgtaACTAATACAACAAACTAGATGATATAGCAAACTAGATGATATAACAACTCACCTATTTGTTAATATGATTGTCACATCATCATTTAATGATGATACTTGATGATAGaaacgaaaaaaatgttaataaagtaaaagtgaaataattatttttttcgtgttataaataaattttaaaaataaaacaaagtaataatgattatgatatttttgtaattatttataaaacaatattttcacAAAGCACTATAGATATTACATTGAAAATGTTATGTTCAATGGTTGGAGTATTATGTTTTAtcatcttaatttatttattttgataaaaaatttaaaattaaaacggactTAACAAACCATTTTAAACCTAAAGAGTCAAAACTCCTAATACCATtacattgaatttattttattaaaagaaacttGATTCTTTAAACTTCAATTTTAAGTTGTGTTCTTAAATActcatttttatttccttttctcaAGTGTATATGACTTATTTGTCTGCTAGTAAATGCAGTCTGTCAAAGTCCAATAACATGGATTAGTAACTTTTGGCAAAGTCTAACATATGTCACCCCATGCCCTTGTGCAGAGGCGCTACCAAGAGTACCTGAAGCTAAAATCCAGAGTTGAGGCACTACAGCAAACACAAAGGTAGCATGCTAGTCAAATTATCTTGTttggagaaaaatattttctttttatatttctgaaactttaatttttaactgtGCTAAATGGTGTTGTGTATGTGTATCATTTAACTGATCTTACATAGTGGATaatgctttgttgttgtttatatttttaatattattaataattacaaaaactgtcatattattttttattgtattttgttattttaaacatttttttatacaaaaaacagtaataaaaacaaaagatgttttcagaaaaagaaagttacaatataaaatgatactttcataattatcaataaaaacaaaatgaaaaggaatatataaaaaaatgttttctggaaTTAAGTCACAAGCTAGTTAAATCCACAAGTATGAATAGCAAACATTGGTTGTATTATTCTGTAGAAACCTCCTTGGGGAAGAATTGGAGCACTTAGACGTTAAGGACCTTGAGCAGCTTGAACGTCAGCTGGACTCTTCCCTGAAGCAAATCAGGTCAAACAAGGTATGCaaatttttcttttggcttataaataaaaaagtattcaaCTTTGGCATCTGAGTATGATAATACTAACTGATCATATGTCATGTTGAATCCCCTCTCTTTTAGTTTAtccttttcatctttatttataaattgaacttaatgtttttttttaaattattgtaaGTTAAAAAATCCTTGaatcacaatataaatttttcacCAGAAATCTAAAATGTAATTTACATGTTCAAAAcatttaatacaaatttaattatagtataattataataaaaaatgtatatacaTTTATGCtgtaatatttgtatattttctgtattttattttatgtgtctTGGCTATTCtatgaatattatttattatttattatattcttgATGGAAAGATGAAAAAGTGACATGGGTACTTGTTGTCATAGAAAAACTCTTGCGTGCCTAGTGCCTATGCAAGGTACATTTGGAAGCCATTGTGGCCCATGTTCAATGCCGCTTGGATTTTTAGTTGAAGTtgaatgaattttattattgttcttaCTGGAAATATAACTGTAGGAATGGGGTTTGTAGTGAAAAGCATATTGAGGTATTCTTTTATGGCTGCATTGCACATGAGAAAGGACATGAAATCAGACTAGGGGTACTTTCTTTTAAGTCAAGCCAAAATCACTATCTCTTATCTATTACAGTCTATAAAAGCTGAAATTTGGGTTGCAGCATTGATCTCGCTTTCTCATTTAGCTTAGTTATTGTCATCAATATTAATTTGtattcattttataaatattaagaaaaatattaaatagatgaaaaaagataataattttataaaattaatcttatattattattaatttatttataaatttttgttgtccaccattaatattataaagagattTAAGTGGAGAGATTTAAGTGGAGAAaagtaattaatgttatattaaaaaattaaaataataattattttagaacaatttttttctcttacagaataattaaaatgggATGAAGGGAGTATAATTTATGCTTTGGAGGATGACAACTTAGGTTTTATGCATAGAAATTAgggattttaattaaatgagcaattaatgcattgaaactaaaaaaaattataataaattatattagcgattaaattacacaaatactttttattttttaatcattatagtaactttttttatagAGAGTATTAGTGTAATATACCAGAGTTATCAGTGTAATGTTTTTGAACATTAAGAAAGTCTTAATGTAGTATATGTGGGGTATAGTGTAATGTGTTCAAAGTTTAAACATAAGTACTTATATTTGAATGGTGGTATCTTAGCATTTTGTGTTCTGGGTAAATCTTAACCCTCAAAATATAAGTACTTATCCTACATTGTTTGATCAGGATGCACCAAAGAATTGCCAATATTTTAATCACCAATATTCAAGCTCATCAACTCATGCGTGGATCATGGAAACTGTACTTATCTGTGTTGTCTGTGTACTATTAAACAGTTTTTGTACCCGTATCAGTCTGCCATATGTATAAGTAACaccaagtttaatttatttataataataactatgATGATATCAAccacatattttttattgtttagtgTACTATTTACATGCAAAGTCTAATTCTGTCCCCCACAAATTAGCTACTATAGTGGTGTAAAACTTGGTCTAACTTGAACAGTTTGAAATGACAAGTTGGTTTTTAGAAATCCAGACTTAAACAGAAATTGTCATTAGTTGTCCCATATGCAGCTggcatgatttttttatttatttataattattttaaagtttgaaGTTGAACCCTTGATCATCTGAAGTCTGAACTAAATTAAACTGATATTGGGTATATACGTggtaagaaaataaacaaaaagtttGAGAGTATGTGATAGGAGCGAGAGGAATGGAAAAAGAAATGCCTTgaattcaaggtcaagcaacCTCCTGTGCTAAACTATATTACTCGAGAATATTCTTTCTATGTTTTATTCATGCCTCATGATATCCTTTTATACGTATGGCTTTAACCAATAACAGCTTTTGCGATAATAACTAACAACTCTCATGCCCTTATAACAAACTAACGAACTCTCTCACTAACTATGGACATGCATACAATACATCACGTGATCCTAGTTTACACGTAGTCTTCTAAATGCTTTGGACGTGTGATATTCCTTTGTGGGAGTGGACCTATGTCATCTTCTGCTACTTTGTTGGTGCTAACATTATCCTGCCCTGGGAAattcaccttgtcctcaaggtgatggaTGTTACAAACTTCGTCCCATTTCTCCCAGGTAGAGTCTTCAAGGGCGAGGCCAACCCATTGTACGAGAACGAATCGAGTCAGTGGGTCAGTTGAAAGATCCATCCGAGAGTCTAGAATGGCTAAAGGCTCAAGTATAGGATGGTTATGGAGTGTATCCGGTGGAAGTGGGGAAGTTGGCAGTTCGAAAGGGCCATGGTGAGGTCGTAGCAGCGAACAATGAAACACAAGGTGGATTCGAGACCCTTCTGGTAATTGTAAACGATATGCAACACTACCAATGTGTTCCACTATACGAAATGGTCCGAAATAGTGCTTCGTGAGTTTATGGGGCCGGTGGGTACAGAGTGAAAGTTGACTATGGGGCTGG
This region includes:
- the LOC114387754 gene encoding MADS-box protein CMB1-like, whose translation is MGRGKVELKRIENKINRQVTFAKRRNGLLKKAYELSVLCDAEVALIIFSNRGKLYEFCSGHSMAKTLERYHRCSYGALEVQHQPEIETQRRYQEYLKLKSRVEALQQTQRNLLGEELEHLDVKDLEQLERQLDSSLKQIRSNKTQQMLDQLADLHRKEEMLLETNNILRNKLEEINVALQPTWETREQNAPYNYHPSQSEGYYETAHCNSTLRIGYDSSGLNEAGGAAGTSAQNASEFMNGWMN